From a single Dysidea avara chromosome 14, odDysAvar1.4, whole genome shotgun sequence genomic region:
- the LOC136244974 gene encoding uncharacterized protein isoform X3 gives MAIHDEISNDISNEISTMMKPRCLLSRLCDGVSPRRSLLSVRQKGTDGAKRTTRRRKEVQQMEKHQVEDTVQIKEEQRTDETGEEIMQQEQQGSQLMATLVEDLAMSDSDDGGNETVTTEVVGMQVPDSKTQQQFLILPKPSCARCIIFNSAASTKRRQRHVIQLLLSKRNDITDHMIPEIVIPTKKQTKSLQKYLLRLEKNDRKAPAVVRAKVDMEPAECSHIPQPHVIPSKHISEESMSILNTSAEGIPEFSAGSILEVAESSKIIKTEVVPAECSHVPHHHPSSGEQVAEGNVTAPAEDTAEINADSITKVVESAKVKTEEVDMESAECSHIPQHHVISSNSGEHPMNVPVEDTTETSTDNIIEEALRVTMMDFSADQNTDNLNNTKSSVQVTSPAVCRVPPRTRRRRNVSPEPVKKKSCVVDLRSIKKPSASENDRNLFIRIGKINLSKLKTSKLSENDESLREIVRQKNLSISLVKLTTAELPANCHWPSTKPSAYQLSSNSVGRNEDNFTFNLDKVVSNAAKQFSFSVAPTETADKGSQVTRKETVFERLGELVNPFIANLPIKGPKTPPVDLTITPPTEDPTSPIKPRTPSSLPRSDIQEEDILEIHPMEDFIDEVTSDVLVPCKPVVSKIPAPNMPTVQTPTVQTTAVQRTVRITPVQRATIPTQQMALSQQPPAVHCSMRAVSKQRSAPVRDSTPAQQWMDTMPPPMQQFDKPVPQPYKHEQVCQWVHNTWSNPPPPPPGYLTPSEGSGAVIFSFPSNSSPIPTPATTPPHGLEEDFDSISVQQNGISNDRKPAPWPPRRDSHTPNGFKSYSEPPKGLCFKYWKTGSCSQKRGCKFLHVRNPERFWNCEGFFPELEQLILHNVETAWNYIKSSPPVPVNTLEVVIQTCVKQASSPHVVQSNMIHIAEGAFNKMLVLPLCRRESFVLMLKLYASNHCNTQAFWVVQEMTRKGFLLSKEMASTLITCYHPSVNRLCDLIMWLDKAGLFKSLFNRLPQCIAMETQEQEICNYLELCAHHQVKIHHSNTQTLVNFFMAHTNCGGVIRVLELSHDPSVISPDQMEFFMLNHQLEQLDRVTNILVGLFPSDLCVAVSTAAWNNVLAKCCVQQRSAKAMQIFQFMSNCSKVINKEVYLSLMTLHCNQRHPGEALTVLEHQIRHHGDISSVSKVCQMLLKHRCWETVGDVVMCVINAGHKVEKSTMKEIKTNLLQNNEAQRWNSLLEKARDVGIELDPPDTDSFLFADAAADTTVTQFSAPPPTATQFSVPPPTATQFSAPPPVCLQNAAPTFCSPVTPTVEFPPPPSIAPQTTTAMLPLQQGLYLDIVKRSILDGQWLVLGGVLQMAPVNLALIQTISSAIQNYSNIHTAFGALINGLKKFHQANDNQPPEGELTVQEQNLIGQVGVLMIMNAVSAKQWQRGFHVLYLLHQHGIHYVNDQGGWSPCLIAVAAVECCLQLDIPPSALEVMRGAQWVSSSDPIEKEKRDNVLEKLVRACLAKNEIVGAQETLQALGNAPNSIELHQQVLRAAKDAGNLDVFNKLSNKDQPPSLPSASKPILSPPIVEKRVHFSSPTTTAAVSSSTTTKIEQVKSKRDMKIEFRQKVAEIYCQRLKYYYHIKKITSNDDYTHLAKTLYKSYCQKVESQSSGPWEVTPEMAQEMHKSVDNMFAKFTVYSKDLDATTLNLT, from the exons ATGGCGATTCATGATGAAATCTCTAATGACATCTCGAATGAAATCTCAACCATGATGAAACCTCGATGTTtgctttccag ATTGTGTGATGGTGTGTCACCGAGGAGGTCATTGTTATCTGTGAGACAGAAAGGTACTGACGGTGCAAAGAGAACCACAAGGAGAAGGAAAGAAGTGCAACAGATGGAAAAACATCAAGTAGAGGACACAGTACAAATCAAAGAAGAGCAGAGAACAGATGAAACAGGAGAGGAAATCATGCAACAAGAACAACAGGGTTCGCAGCTAATGGCTACCCTAGTAGAAGACCTGGCAATGTCAGATTCAGATGATGGTGGAAATGAAACAGTTACTACTGAAGTAGTAGGGATGCAAGTTCCTGACAGTAAAACTCAACAACAATTCTTAATACTACCCAAACCAAGCTGTGCTCGTTGCATCATCTTCAATTCAGCAGCGAGTACCAAACGGCGACAACGGCATGTAATACAGTTACTTCTTAGCAAAAGAAATGATATTACAGATCATATGATTCCAGAGATAGTGATTCCAACAAAGAAGCAGACTAAATCATTACAGAAGTACCTTCTCAGACTAGAAAAGAATGATAGAAAGGCCCCAGCTGTTGTGAGAGCTAAAGTTGACATGGAACCAGCTGAATGCAGTCACATTCCTCAGCCCCATGTCATTCCATCTAAGCATATATCAGAAGAAAGCATGTCAATATTAAACACTTCTGCTGAAGGTATACCTGAATTCAGTGCTGGCAGCATTCTAGAAGTTGCAGAGAGTTCTAAAATTATTAAAACAGAAGTAGTCCCAGCTGAATGTAGTCATGTTCCTCACCACCATCCCAGTTCTGGTGAGCAAGTAGCAGAAGGAAATGTGACTGCCCCTGCTGAAGACACAGCTGAAATCAATGCTGACAGTATTACAAAAGTTGTGGAGAGTGCCAAAGTGAAGACAGAAGAAGTGGACATGGAGTCAGCTGAATGTAGTCACATTCCTCAGCACCATGTCATCTCATCCAATTCTGGTGAACACCCTATGAATGTTCCTGTTGAGGATACAACTGAGACCAGCACTGACAACATAATAGAAGAAGCCTTGAGAGTTACTATGATGGATTTTAGTGCTGACCAGAATACTGATAATTTAAACAACACCAAGTCATCAGTGCAAGTGACGTCACCTGCCGTATGTCGCGTTCCACCTCGTACTAGACGAAGAAGAAATGTTTCACCTGAGCCAGTTAAGAAAAAATCCTGTGTAGTTGATCTTCGGTCTATCAAGAAACCTTCAGCTAGTGAAAATGATAGGAACCTATTTATTCGTATAGGAAAAATTAACCTTAGCAAATTGAAAACATCAAAACTAAGTGAAAATGATGAATCTCTAAGAGAAATTGTCAGACAGAAGAATCTGTCTATTAGCTTAGTAAAATTGACAACCGCTGAGCTTCCAGCCAATTGTCACTGGCCATCAACAAAGCCATCGGCTTATCAACTTTCTTCTAACTCTGTGGGTAGAAATGAAGATAACTTTACATTTAACCTTGACAAAGTTGTATCAAACGCAGCCAAACAGTTCAGCTTTTCCGTTGCACCTACAGAAACAGCAGATAAAGGCTCACAAGTAACCAGAAAGGAGACCGTGTTTGAAAGACTAGGTGAACTGGTGAATCCCTTCATTGCCAATTTGCCCATCAAAGGACCAAAGACTCCACCCGTTGATTTGACAATAACACCACCCACTGAAGATCCAACATCACCTATTAAGCCGAGAACACCATCTAGTTTACCAAGATCAGACATACAAGAGGAGGATATTTTAGAGATTCATCCAATGGAGGATTTTATTGATGAGGTGACATCTGATGTACTAGTACCTTGTAAGCCAGTGGTATCCAAGATACCAGCTCCTAATATGCCAACTGTACAAACACCAACTGTTCAGACAACGGCTGTACAGCGTACAGTACGAATAACACCAGTACAGCGTGCTACAATCCCAACACAGCAGATGGCATTGTCACAACAACCTCCAGCAGTGCATTGTTCAATGCGTGCAGTGTCAAAACAACGTTCAGCACCCGTACGTGATTCTACTCCAGCACAGCAATGGATGGACACAATGCCACCACCAATGCAACAGTTTGACAAACCAGTCCCACAACCATACAAACATGAACAAGTCTGCCAGTGGGTGCACAATACATGGTCAAATCCTCCACCACCACCCCCAGGGTACCTTACCCCATCAGAAGGCTCTGGTGCTGTAATTTTTAGTTTCCCTTCAAATTCGTCACCGATTCCCACTCCTGCTACAACACCACCACATGGTTTGGAGGAAGACTTTGACAGTATTAGTGTTCAGCAGAATGGAATTAGCAATGATAGGAAGCCTGCCCCTTGGCCACCTAGAAGAGACTCACACACACCGAATGGGTTTAAGTCATACAGTGAGCCACCAAAAGGACTATGCTTCAAGTATTGGAAGACCGGGTCTTGTTCTCAGAAGCGGGGTTGTAAATTTCTACATGTGAGAAACccagag AGATTTTGGAACTGTGAGGGATTCTTTCCTGAATTGGAGCAGCTAATTCTCCATAATGTTG AAACTGCTTGGAATTACATCAAGTCAAGCCCTCCTGTTCCAGTAAACACACTAGAAGTTGTTATCCAGACATGTGTAAAACAGGCCTCATCTCCACATGTGGTCCAGAGTAACATGATCCATATAGCTGAGGGAGCGTTTAATAAGATGTTGGTCCTACCACTTTGTCGTCGAGAATCTTTTGTTTTGATGCTGAAGTTATATGCCAGCAACCATTGCAACACTCA AGCATTCTGGGTTGTCCAGGAGATGACAAGGAAAGGTTTTTTGTTGTCAAAGGAAATGGCATCCACTCTAATAACCTGTTACCATCCATCTGTTAATAg ACTTTGTGACCTGATCATGTGGCTGGATAAAGCTGGCCTATTCAAGAG TTTATTCAATCGGCTGCCTCAATGCATCGCCATGGAAACACAGGAACAAGAGATTTGTAATTATCTGGAGTTGTGTGCTCATCATCAAGTGAAGATCCATCATAGTAACACACAAACATTAGTAAA CTTCTTCATGGCACACACAAATTGTGGTGGAGTTATTAGAGTACTGGAACTGTCACATGATCCGTCAGTGATCTCTCCAGATCAAATGGAGTTCTTCATGTTGAATCATCAGCTGGAGCAACTCGATCGTGTCACGAACATTCTAGTTGGGTTGTTTCCAAGTGATCTGTGTGTTGCTGTGTCCACTGCAGCGTGGAATAACGTTCTAGCAAAGTGCTGTGTCCAGCAAAGGTCTGCCAAGGCTATGCAGATCTTTCAATTTATGTCAAACTGTTCCAAAGTGATCAACAAAGAG GTATACTTGTCCCTAATGACATTACATTGTAATCAGCGTCATCCTGGTGAAGCCCTAACAGTACTGGAACACCAGATACGTCACCATGGTGATATATCTAGTGTGTCAAAGGTGTGCCAGATGCTACTGAAGCACCGTTGTTGGGAGACTGTTGGTGATGTTGTAATGTGTGTGATCAATGCCGGTCATAAG GTTGAGAAGAGTACCATGAAAGAAATAAAGACTAACCTTCTACAGAATAATGAAGCACAACGGTGGAATTCATTACTGGAAAAG GCAAGAGATGTTGGTATTGAACTAGATCCACCTGATACAGACTCATTCCTTTTTGCTGATGCAGCAGCTGACACTACTGTAACACAATTTTCAGCTCCACCCCCAACTGCAACACAATTCTCAGTTCCACCCCCAACTGCAACACAATTCTCAGCTCCGCCCCCTGTCTGTCTGCAGAATGCTGCACCAACATTTTGTTCACCAGTCACACCTACTGTGGAATTCCCCCCTCCTCCTAGTATTGCTCCacaaacaacaacagcaatGCTACCATTACAGCAGGGACTCTACCTGGATATTGTGAAG AGGTCCATTTTGGATGGGCAGTGGTTGGTATTAGGAGGTGTACTACAAATGGCACCAGTCAATCTAGCCTTAATACAGACCATATCTTCAGCCATCCAAAATTATTCAAACATTCACACTGCGTTTGGTGCCCTGATCAATGGCCTCAAGAAGTTCCACCAAGCTAATGACAACCAACCACCAGAAGGTGAACTAACAGTACAAGAGCAAAATTTAATTGGCCAAGTTGGAGTCTTGATGATTATGAATGCTGTGTCAGCTAAGCAATGGCAGAGGGGGTTCCACGTTCTTTACTTGTTACATCAGCATGGCATCCATTATGTTAATGATCAGGGAGGATGGAGTCCATGTTTGATTGCAGTGGCAGCAGTAGAGTGTTGTTTACAGTTAGACATTCCTCCCAGTGCTTTAGAAGTGATGAGGGGAGCACAGTGGGTGTCCAGTAGTGACCCTATAGAGAAGGAGAAACGAGATAATGTTCTTGAGAAACTGGTTAGAGCATGTCTTGCTAAGAATGAGATAGTTGGAGCACAGGAGACACTGCAAGCACTGGGGAATGCACCTAATAGCATTGAGTTACACCAACAAGTATTGAGAGCTGCAAAAGATGCTGGAAACCTGGATGTTTTTAACAAGCTATCTAACAAAGATCAGCCACCTTCCTTGCCATCAGCTAGCAAGCCCATATTGAGTCCA CCTATTGTTGAGAAGAGAGTTCATTTCAGTAGCCCTACAACAACAGCAGCTGTATCAAGTTCTACAACTACCAAAATTGAGCAGGTTAAATCAAAGAGAGACATGAAGATTGAATTCCGTCAGAAGGTAGCTGAAATATATTGCCAGCGTTTAAAGTACTACTATCACATTAAGAAGATCACCAGCAAT GACGATTATACTCACCTGGCTAAAACTCTCTACAAGAGTTATTGTCAAAAGGTTGAGTCCCAAAGCAGCGGACCCTGGGAAGTAACTCCAGAAATGGCACAAGAAATGCACAAAAGTGTTGACAATATGTTTGCAAAATTTACTGTTTACTCAAAAGACTTGGATGCTACGACACTCAATCTAACATAA